Proteins co-encoded in one Quercus robur chromosome 8, dhQueRobu3.1, whole genome shotgun sequence genomic window:
- the LOC126694175 gene encoding heavy metal-associated isoprenylated plant protein 47-like isoform X2 — MKQKIIMKVQMNCEKCRTKAMKIAAVAEGVISVAIEREKSLVVVVGDGVDSVSLAGSLRKKLGSANIESVQEVKAESAEKKDPIIWYSQYPQYPTYAVVSDQYPSNCAIM; from the exons ATGAAG CAAAAGATAATAATGAAGGTACAAATGAATTGCGAGAAATGCAGAACCAAGGCCATGAAGATTGCTGCTGTGGCAGAAG GTGTGATCTCAGTGGcgattgaaagagaaaaaagtctGGTGGTCGTGGTAGGAGACGGAGTTGATTCGGTTAGCTTGGCCGGCTCACTAAGGAAGAAGCTTGGCTCTGCCAACATTGAGAGTGTGCAAGAAGTGAAAGCAGAAAGTGCTGAGAAAAAAGACCCAATTATATGGTATAGCCAATATCCACAATACCCCACGTATGCAGTGGTTTCTGATCAATACCCTAGCAATTGCGCCATCATGTGA
- the LOC126694175 gene encoding heavy metal-associated isoprenylated plant protein 47-like isoform X1, with amino-acid sequence MKQKIIMKVQMNCEKCRTKAMKIAAVAEGVISVAIEREKSLVVVVGDGVDSVSLAGSLRKKLGSANIESVQEVKAESAEKKDPIIWYSQYPQYPTYAVVSDQYPSNCAIM; translated from the exons CAAAAGATAATAATGAAGGTACAAATGAATTGCGAGAAATGCAGAACCAAGGCCATGAAGATTGCTGCTGTGGCAGAAG GTGTGATCTCAGTGGcgattgaaagagaaaaaagtctGGTGGTCGTGGTAGGAGACGGAGTTGATTCGGTTAGCTTGGCCGGCTCACTAAGGAAGAAGCTTGGCTCTGCCAACATTGAGAGTGTGCAAGAAGTGAAAGCAGAAAGTGCTGAGAAAAAAGACCCAATTATATGGTATAGCCAATATCCACAATACCCCACGTATGCAGTGGTTTCTGATCAATACCCTAGCAATTGCGCCATCATGTGA